In one Juglans regia cultivar Chandler chromosome 11, Walnut 2.0, whole genome shotgun sequence genomic region, the following are encoded:
- the LOC109007387 gene encoding U-box domain-containing protein 30-like, translating to MQMSQPSSRRRDGGDGKLDLGGSGQVLGLETAVKDCILGGDAAFFGGGITDRLDLKKMVAELEPIDVPSVFICPISLEPMQDPVTLCTGQTYERSNILKWLSLGHFTCPTTMQDLWDDSVTPNTTLHQLIYSWFTQKYIAMKKRSEDVQGRSVELLETLKKVKGQARVQALKDLRQVVVAHASAKKTVVDNNGIALVSSLLGHFTSHAVGSEAIGILVNLDLDSQSKANLMQPAKISLMVDMLNEGSIETKINCTKLIETLMAGKDFRSEIVSSLSLLMGLLRLVKDKRHPNGVFAGLSLLKTVCSHESIRMSVVSIGAVPQLVELLPSLNNECLELALYVLEVVSTLPEGRLALKGCSNTIPNVVRLMMKVSESCTQFALSILWAVCKLAPEECAALAVEAGLAAKLLLVIQSGCNPIMKQRSAELLKLCSLNYTPTIFISKCKLTRTIQ from the coding sequence ATGCAGATGTCCCAGCCCTCTAGTCGGAGAAGAGACGGGGGCGATGGGAAGCTCGATTTGGGCGGCAGCGGGCAAGTGTTGGGTCTGGAGACTGCGGTGAAAGATTGCATTTTGGGCGGAGATGCCGCCTTCTTCGGGGGTGGTATCACCGATAGATTGGACTTGAAGAAGATGGTCGCGGAGCTCGAACCCATAGATGTTCCCTCTGTGTTTATCTGCCCGATCTCTTTGGAGCCGATGCAAGACCCCGTGACCCTTTGCACGGGCCAGACATACGAGAGATCCAACATTCTCAAATGGTTATCTTTGGGACACTTCACTTGCCCCACCACGATGCAGGATCTGTGGGACGATTCGGTCACGCCGAACACAACTCTGCACCAGCTTATTTACAGTTGGTTTACGCAGAAGTACATTGCGATGAAGAAGAGGTCGGAGGATGTGCAAGGCAGAAGTGTGGAGCTTTTGGAGACGCTGAAGAAGGTTAAGGGTCAAGCTAGAGTTCAAGCTCTTAAAGACCTGAGGCAGGTCGTTGTTGCTCATGCTTCGGCGAAGAAGACTGTGGTGGACAATAACGGTATAGCCTTGGTTTCTTCTCTGTTAGGCCATTTCACTTCGCATGCAGTGGGGTCGGAGGCAATTgggattcttgtgaatttagaTCTCGACTCGCAGTCGAAGGCCAATTTGATGCAACCCGCGAAGATATCGTTAATGGTGGACATGCTGAATGAGGGATCCATTGAGACCAAGATCAATTGCACGAAATTGATCGAAACGCTGATGGCTGGGAAGGATTTTAGGTCGGAGATTGTCTCAAGCTTGAGTCTTTTGATGGGGTTGTTGAGGTTGGTGAAGGATAAAAGACATCCAAACGGTGTCTTCGCCGGTCTCAGTTTACTGAAAACAGTTTGTTCTCACGAGTCTATTCGGATGTCTGTTGTGAGCATTGGAGCAGTCCCCCAATTGGTTGAGCTCCTGCCCAGTTTGAATAATGAGTGTTTGGAATTGGCTCTATATGTGCTAGAAGTAGTATCCACTCTTCCAGAAGGAAGACTGGCTTTGAAAGGTTGCTCAAACACGATACCAAATGTGGTGAGGTTAATGATGAAGGTGTCTGAGAGCTGCACTCAGTTTGCACTGTCAATCTTGTGGGCTGTTTGCAAGCTTGCCCCAGAGGAATGTGCCGCACTTGCTGTGGAGGCAGGTTTGGCGGCTAAGCTCCTGCTTGTAATTCAGAGTGGTTGCAATCCGATTATGAAGCAACGGTCTGCTGAGCTCTTGAAATTGTGTAGTCTAAATTACACACCTACCATCTTCATTTCCAAGTGTAAGCTTACAAGAACGATACAATGA